The following coding sequences are from one Oncorhynchus kisutch isolate 150728-3 linkage group LG23, Okis_V2, whole genome shotgun sequence window:
- the LOC109868690 gene encoding ankyrin repeat domain-containing protein SOWAHB, with the protein MNTPQVCRWSCKCSDRAELIVTGAEKNPSDTPSGLEQTDGMATDFTQDSVLYFLRCNGGRVKNSELLAHFNAFIKDHKNQTHNRELFKKFINSVAVVKTEEGVRYVVLRKTFLGHVVGGDITAGSHSPTPPIGQQPAPQARERDRSPRDPVNLNQERGQKELIETHLNVTNQKLHVPPGNTIQLTEKILASAGIVKTNNVKSTVNFEKPIQSSSPCVTDHALPPASSNKEARFRPSYNAEKSKGSEDGSGQNIEAKWDKKPVTLPLSVPKLNHKGIYIGGYTLGKQSIEPKRSYPPPEFLYTEVKPPAPQPHLAQVQQNAVQPKRKTSEADHRGASAATGWPLLTTLEHASSFPCLSDPSAAPLTPDPQVTRSNCNLDGNLHLHHSIPQQPRPKEDGVPDPVPIPDIHSQYPEESRAAVPQSWVKPQPPQCHLPLDSPYHTPTADSARSSGYSEQYHHQADSGLSSHHSHSSLLLCPSLNSRDEWPQGSRRDEWASYEALNYQVLSGEQLSQMHCAEKQAPCPHYHSTGYLDNNKVDIASSWHHSTGYLHDDDGSESNESTSIPGSAPEPFLRPAVQRLSTQLRSRMCRSLGAGLDQQFPEDGVSARHNRLHLLSSNLSISHSFSHPTSRTPSYRDLRGEMRSGASSNKSLNSGHDSSYFHRHNLVPLEPKEHDWLVKGAAGLWADIYTLFRDEPSLLTKRDFITGYTILHWIAKHGDHRVLNTLWYGVNKAGFKLDVDVKTTCGYTPLHLATIHGNDKMIRLLVHKFSANVALRDTSGKKAWQHLSRTGPIDLLEMLGAPQCLTSTEGSSSSQSTGERPTRPVTSSGSAAVKRSTSIAVFLNKTLMKFPGRERSQSSDSLV; encoded by the coding sequence ATGAATACGCCCCAGGTATGCAGGTGGAGTTGCAAATGTTCGGATAGGGCGGAGTTAATTGTTACTGGCGCAGAAAAAAACCCATCTGACACTCCATCGGGCTTGGAGCAAACAGACGGAATGGCCACCGATTTTACTCAGGATTCGGTGCTGTACTTTCTCCGGTGCAATGGTGGAAGAGTGAAGAACTCTGAATTGTTGGCGCACTTCAATGCGTTTATAAAGGACCACAAGAACCAGACGCACAATCGGGAACTGTTTAAAAAGTTTATTAACTCCGTGGCTGTGGTGAAAACGGAGGAGGGAGTTAGATACGTTGTATTGAGGAAGACATTTCTGGGCCATGTTGTTGGAGGAGATATCACCGCAGGATCCCATTCTCCAACCCCCCCCATCGGACAACAACCTGCGCcacaggcgagagagagagaccgctcGCCGAGAGATCCGGTAAACCTAAATCAGGAGAGAGGTCAGAAGGAATTGATCGAGACGCACTTGAACGTCACAAATCAGAAGTTACATGTTCCACCCGGCAACACCATCCAACTCACAGAAAAGATATTGGCCTCGGCTGGAATTGTAAAGACAAACAATGTGAAAAGTACAGTCAACTTCGAAAAGCCTATCCAAAGCTCCTCGCCATGTGTGACAGACCATGCGCTACCTCCGGCATCCAGCAACAAAGAGGCACGGTTCCGCCCATCTTACAATGCAGAAAAATCAAAGGGCTCAGAAGATGGGAGTGGTCAGAACATTGAAGCAAAATGGGATAAAAAACCCGTGACTCTCCCTCTTTCAGTCCCAAAACTGAATCACAAAGGCATTTACATTGGTGGTTACACACTTGGCAAGCAGTCAATAGAACCCAAGAGGTCCTATCCGCCCCCTGAGTTCCTGTACACAGAGGTGAAACCTCCGGCACCTCAGCCTCACCTAGCACAGGTGCAACAGAATGCAGTACAGCCAAAGAGGAAGACTTCTGAAGCTGACCACAGAGGAGCCTCTGCAGCTACAGGATGGCCACTGCTCACCACTCTAGAGCATGCCAGCTCCTTTCCTTGTTTATCTGATCCTTCTGCTGctcccctgacccctgacccccagGTGACAAGGAGCAATTGCAACCTGGATGGCAACCTTCACCTCCACCATAGCATCCCACAGCAGCCCAGACCAAAAGAAGATGGAGTCCCTGACCCAGTCCCTATCCCTGACATTCACAGCCAGTATCCGGAGGAGAGTAGAGCTGCTGTTCCCCAGTCTTGGGTCAAACCCCAGCCTCCCCAATGCCACCTACCCCTGGATTCCCCGTACCACACCCCCACTGCTGATAGTGCTAGGTCTTCTGGTTACTCAGAGcagtaccaccaccaggctgACTCCGGCCtctcctcccatcacagccaCAGCAGCCTCCTCCTTTGCCCATCACTGAACTCCAGGGATGAGTGGCCCCAGGGTTCCCGTAGAGATGAGTGGGCCAGCTATGAAGCACTCAACTACCAGGTTCTCTCGGGTGAGCAGCTCTCTCAAATGCACTGCGCCGAGAAGCAAGCCCCCTGTCCTCACTATCACTCCACCGGTTACCTTGATAACAACAAGGTGGACATAGCATCGTCATGGCACCATTCCACAGGTTATCTCCATGACGATGATGGGTCAGAGTCCAACGAGTCCACCTCTATTCCTGGTTCGGCCCCCGAGCCATTTCTCCGACCCGCCGTCCAGCGACTCAGCACACAGCTCCGCAGCCGTATGTGTCGTAGTCTCGGAGCCGGCCTGGACCAACAGTTTCCGGAGGACGGTGTCTCGGCACGGCACAAccgtctccacctcctctcctccaaccTCAGCATCAGCCACTCCTTCTCCCACCCTACCTCACGCACACCCAGCTACAGAGACCTAAGGGGGGAGATGCGATCTGGGGCCTCCAGTAACAAGAGCTTAAACAGTGGCCATGACAGCTCCTACTTCCACCGGCACAACCTGGTCCCCCTGGAGCCTAAGGAGCATGACTGGCTGGTGAAGGGCGCCGCTGGACTCTGGGCCGACATTTACACCCTGTTCAGAGATGAACCCAGCCTCCTCACCAAGAGAGACTTCATCACTGGTTATACCATCCTGCACTGGATCGCTAAACATGGAGACCACCGGGTCCTCAACACACTCTGGTATGGAGTCAACAAAGCCGGGTTTAAACTGGACGTGGATGTGAAGACTACCTGTGGCTACACGCCTCTTCACCTGGCCACGATCCACGGAAACGACAAGATGATACGACTTCTGGTTCATAAGTTCAGTGCCAACGTGGCCCTCAGGGACACTAGTGGTAAGAAGGCCTGGCAGCACCTCAGTCGCACCGGCCCAATTGACCTTCTAGAGATGCTAGGGGCCCCTCAGTGCTTGACCTCCACCGAGGGTAGCTCCTCATCCCAGTCCACAGGAGAGAGACCCACCAGGCCGGTGACATCCTCGGGCTCAGCTGCGGTGAAGAGGTCCACGTCTATAGCTGTGTTCCTGAATAAGACTCTGATGAAGTTCCCAGGACGGGAACGTTCGCAGTCGTCCGACTCTTTAGTGTGA